The Zingiber officinale cultivar Zhangliang chromosome 9A, Zo_v1.1, whole genome shotgun sequence genome window below encodes:
- the LOC122020371 gene encoding elicitor-responsive protein 1-like isoform X2, with amino-acid sequence MGKGVLELQLVDAKGLQNTDLLGKIDPYVVIQYRGQEHKSKIARGQGSNPTWNETFRFLVRSPAAAAADHQNQQHKVTLRVMDHDTFTADDFLGEATIYVGDVIARGVEEGAAELQTTKYRVVLADRRYGGEIRASVTFTNKETEEEETGEEFGGWKHSFRS; translated from the exons atggGGAAGGGAGTTCTGGAGCTGCAGCTGGTCGATGCCAAGGGACTTCAGAACACCGACCTACTCG GGAAGATAGATCCTTACGTGGTGATCCAGTACAGAGGCCAAGAACACAAGAGCAAGATTGCTCGAG GTCAGGGAAGCAATCCTACGTGGAACGAGACGTTCCGGTTCCTGGTTCGCTCGCCGGCGGCGGCGGCTGCAGACCACCAGAACCAGCAGCACAAGGTCACGTTGAGGGTCATGGACCACGACACCTTCACCGCCGACGACTTCCTCGGCGAGGCCAC GATCTATGTGGGAGATGTGATTGCTCGAGGGGTGGAGGAGGGGGCGGCGGAGCTGCAGACTACCAAGTACAGGGTGGTGCTTGCCGACCGGAGATACGGCGGAGAGATCCGAGCTAGTGTTACCTTCACTAACAAGGAG ACGGAAGAAGAGGAAACAGGAGAAGAGTTTGGTGGATGGAAACACAGCTTTCGCTCCTAA
- the LOC122020371 gene encoding elicitor-responsive protein 1-like isoform X1 → MGKGVLELQLVDAKGLQNTDLLAGKIDPYVVIQYRGQEHKSKIARGQGSNPTWNETFRFLVRSPAAAAADHQNQQHKVTLRVMDHDTFTADDFLGEATIYVGDVIARGVEEGAAELQTTKYRVVLADRRYGGEIRASVTFTNKETEEEETGEEFGGWKHSFRS, encoded by the exons atggGGAAGGGAGTTCTGGAGCTGCAGCTGGTCGATGCCAAGGGACTTCAGAACACCGACCTACTCG CAGGGAAGATAGATCCTTACGTGGTGATCCAGTACAGAGGCCAAGAACACAAGAGCAAGATTGCTCGAG GTCAGGGAAGCAATCCTACGTGGAACGAGACGTTCCGGTTCCTGGTTCGCTCGCCGGCGGCGGCGGCTGCAGACCACCAGAACCAGCAGCACAAGGTCACGTTGAGGGTCATGGACCACGACACCTTCACCGCCGACGACTTCCTCGGCGAGGCCAC GATCTATGTGGGAGATGTGATTGCTCGAGGGGTGGAGGAGGGGGCGGCGGAGCTGCAGACTACCAAGTACAGGGTGGTGCTTGCCGACCGGAGATACGGCGGAGAGATCCGAGCTAGTGTTACCTTCACTAACAAGGAG ACGGAAGAAGAGGAAACAGGAGAAGAGTTTGGTGGATGGAAACACAGCTTTCGCTCCTAA
- the LOC122019738 gene encoding ATP-dependent zinc metalloprotease FTSH 8, mitochondrial-like, with translation MRFSWLGRCLVRSARSGSSKVAPSCARSARNVVSGDILVSAFECDGAGLGFAKGYLTRFGASKAVGSGNHLLDLRFLFANPSFRRFFSGGSSGEKNYDNDRQKDKKEIPKDDANNTSDPKGDSNPEDHGNFQEDFMKQIQNFVAPLLFIGLLLSSFSTGSFEQKEISFQEFKNKLLERGLVDHIVVSNKSVAKVYVRSTPQINKRAHDNEIRGSADAYPKHAPSQYKYYFNIGSLGSFEEKLEEAQESLGIDPHDYVPVTYISEVVWYQELLKFAPTAFFFGLLYFMGRRIQGGVSVGGSGKGGQGIFNIGKAQVTKMDKNSKNKVYFKDVAGCDEAKQEIMEFVHFLKNPKKYEELGAKIPKGALLVGPPGTGKTLLAKATAGESAVPFLTISGSDFMEMFVGVGPARVRSLFQEARQCAPSIIFIDEIDAIGRARGRGGFAGGNDERESTLNQLLVEMDGFGTTSGVVVLAGTNRPDVLDKALLRPGRFDRQITIDKPDIKGREQIFQIYLKKIKLDNEPSFYSQRLAALTPGFAGADIANVCNEAALIAVRSGETQVTMQHFEAAIDRIIGGLEKKNKVISKLERRTVAYHEAGHAVAGWFLEHAEPLLKVTIVPRGTAALGFAQYVPNENLLMTKEQLFDMTCMTLGGRASEEVLIGKISTGAQNDLEKVTKMTYAQVAVYGFSDKVGLLSFPQREDGFELSKPYSSKTGAIIDGEVREWISKAYEKTLELIKEHKDHVTQIAELLLKKEVLHQDDLVQVLGERPFKPSEPTNYDRFKQGFLEEEEKKNQETTLDGPSSSDGDMPLSLNGGTIPA, from the exons ATGCGCTTCTCCTGGCTCGGCCGCTGCCTCGTGCGATCCGCACGCTCCGGATCCTCCAAG GTTGCTCCCTCCTGTGCTCGTAGCGCTCGGAATGTGGTTTCCGGCGACATTCTGGTATCGGCCTTCGAATGCGACGGCGCCGGACTAGGGTTTGCGAAGGGTTATCTGACTCGATTCGGAGCGAGCAAGGCCGTCGGCTCAGGGAATCATCTATTGGACCTGAGGTTTCTGTTCGCGAATCCTAGTTTTAGGAGATTTTTCTCCGGTGGATCTTCCGGCGAGAAAA attACGATAACGACCGTCAGAAAGATAAGAAGGAGATCCCTAAAGACGATGCAAACAACACATCGGATCCTAAAG GCGATTCAAACCCAGAAGATCATGGAAATTTTCAGGAGGACTTTatgaaacaaattcaaaattttgtaGCTCCTCTTCTATTTATTGGCCTATTGCTTTCATCTTTCTCAACAGGTTCATTTGAACAGAAAGAG ATTAGTTTCCAAGAGTTCAAAAACAAGCTATTAGAGAGAGGTTTAGTTGATCACATTGTTGTATCAAACAAATCAGTTGCAAAAGTTTATGTCAGAAGCACTCCTCAAATAAACAAACGAGCACATGACAATGAAATTCGAGGTTCAGCTGATGCTTATCCTAAACATGCACCTAGTCAGTACAAGTACTATTTTAATATTGGAAGCTTAGGATCATTTGAAGAAAAGCTGGAGGAAGCGCAGGAATCATTGGGCATAGATCCACATGACTATGTTCCAGTAACTTATATCTCTGAGGTAGTTTGGTATCAAGAGCTACTGAAGTTTGCTCCAACAGCTTTTTTCTTTGGTCTTCTTTACTTTATGGGCAGAAGAATTCAAGGTGGAGTCAGTGTTGGTGGTTCAGGAAAGGGTGGTCAAGGTATTTTTAACATTGGGAAGGCTCAGGTGACCAAGATGGATAAGAACTCAAAAAACAAG GTGTATTTCAAAGATGTTGCTGGCTGTGATGAAGCCAAACAAGAAATAATGGAGTTTGTGCACTTTCTAAAAAATCCTAAAAAGTATGAGGAACTGGGAGCTAAAATCCCAAAAGGTGCACTTCTTGTAGGACCTCCTGGCACAGGAAAGACACTTCTTGCGAAAGCAACTGCTGGTGAATCTGCTGTTCCATTCCTAACAATTTCAGGGTCTGATTTTATGGAAATGTTTGTTGGTGTTGGACCGGCCAGAGTAAGAAGCCTGTTTCAAGAAGCTAGACAATGCGCTCCTAGTATAATTTTCATCGATGAAATTGATGCCATTGGCCGAGCAAGAGGTCGTGGAGGTTTCGCAGGTGGCAATGATGAACGGGAAAGCACACTGAACCAGTTACTGGTAGAGATGGATGGATTTGGGACAACATCAGGAGTGGTTGTTCTTGCTGGTACAAATAGACCTGATGTCTTGGACAAAGCCTTGCTACGACCTGGACGATTTGATCGGCAAATAACAATTGATAAACCTGATATTAAGGGCCGTGAACAGATCTTCCAGATTTATCTTAAAAAGATCAAGCTAGACAATGAGCCATCATTTTACTCCCAAAGGTTAGCTGCTTTAACTCCTGGATTTGCTGGAGCAGATATTGCTAATGTTTGTAATGAGGCAGCTTTAATTGCTGTGAGAAGTGGAGAAACACAAGTGACGATGCAGCATTTTGAGGCTGCTATTGATAGGATCATTGGtggattggagaagaagaataaG gtAATCAGTAAGTTGGAACGACGAACTGTTGCTTACCATGAAGCTGGTCATGCTGTTGCTGGATGGTTCTTGGAGCATGCTGAGCCCCTCCTCAAAGTAACAATTGTTCCTCGAGGTACTGCAGCTCTGGGATTTGCTCAATATGTCCCTAATGAAAACCTTTTGATGACCAAAGAGCAGCTCTTTGACATGACATGCATGACCCTAGGTGGGCGCGCATCTGAAGAG gttTTGATTGGAAAAATCTCTACGGGTGCACAAAATGACTTAGAGAAGGTCACAAAAATGACCTATGCGCAGGTTGCGGTCTATGGTTTCAGTGACAAGGTTGGACTTCTCTCCTTTCCCCAGCGTGAAGATGGTTTCGAATTGTCCAAGCCATACAGCAGCAAGACGGGAGCCATCATCGATGGTGAGGTGAGAGAGTGGATTTCCAAGGCATACGAGAAGACTCTGGAACTGATAAAAGAGCACAAAGATCATGTCACACAAATTGCAGAGCTCCTGCTCAAGAAGGAAGTTCTGCACCAAGATGATTTGGTTCAAGTCCTGGGGGAGCGACCCTTCAAACCAAGTGAACCGACAAATTATGATAGATTCAAGCAAGGATtcctagaggaagaggaaaagaaaaatcaagagaCCACCCTTGATGGTCCCTCGAGTTCAGATGGTGATATGCCATTATCATTAAATGGGGGCACTATACCCGCATAA
- the LOC122019083 gene encoding transcriptional regulator TAC1-like — MEGGESGCKVGGGDKPCARSFDCIFCKRGFSNAQALGGHMNLHRKDKAKTKLQGPRSSFGATKSAAASRRLDREETEQTAAGQHGVAVEELDLELRLGRSKTCTHL; from the coding sequence ATGGAGGGCGGTGAAAGCGGTTGCAAAGTCGGTGGCGGCGACAAGCCCTGCGCTCGCTCCTTCGACTGCATCTTCTGCAAAAGAGGCTTCTCCAACGCGCAGGCTCTGGGAGGGCACATGAACTTGCACCGCAAGGACAAGGCCAAGACCAAGCTCCAGGGCCCTCGCTCCTCCTTCGGCGCCACCAAGAGCGCCGCTGCTTCACGGAGGCTCGACCGCGAGGAGACTGAGCAGACGGCGGCGGGGCAGCATGGCGTGGCGGTAGAAGAATTGGACCTTGAGCTCCGGCTGGGCCGATCAAAGACATGTACACATTTATAG